From one Streptomyces mobaraensis genomic stretch:
- the pyrF gene encoding orotidine-5'-phosphate decarboxylase, whose product MPPLEPFGARLRRAMDERGPLCVGIDPHAALLSAWGLGDDIAGLERFARTTVEALADRVAVLKPQSAFFERFGSRGIAVLERAVADARAAGALVLMDAKRGDIGSTMAAYAETYLDPAAPLFSDAVTVSPYLGYGALRPALDLARSTGTGVFVLALTSNPEGAEVQHALRADGRSVAATMLDHLRAENADAAPMGSFGAVVGATLAGGLAAAGVDPAIGGPLLAPGIGAQGATAADLPKVFGAAVRDVVPNVSRGVLRHGPDVAALRESAERFADEVREAVGAG is encoded by the coding sequence GTGCCCCCCCTGGAGCCCTTCGGCGCCCGCCTGCGCCGCGCCATGGACGAACGCGGCCCGCTCTGCGTCGGCATCGACCCGCACGCCGCCCTGCTCTCCGCCTGGGGCCTCGGCGACGACATCGCGGGCCTGGAGCGGTTCGCGCGCACCACCGTGGAGGCGCTGGCCGACCGAGTGGCCGTCCTCAAGCCCCAGTCCGCCTTCTTCGAGCGCTTCGGCTCGCGCGGCATCGCCGTCCTGGAGCGGGCCGTCGCCGACGCCCGCGCCGCCGGCGCCCTGGTGCTGATGGACGCGAAGCGCGGCGACATCGGCTCCACCATGGCCGCCTACGCCGAGACCTACCTCGACCCCGCCGCGCCGCTCTTCTCCGACGCGGTCACCGTCAGCCCGTACCTCGGCTACGGCGCCCTGCGTCCCGCGCTGGACCTGGCCCGCTCGACCGGCACCGGCGTCTTCGTGCTCGCCCTCACCTCCAACCCGGAGGGCGCCGAGGTGCAGCACGCGCTCCGCGCGGACGGGCGGAGCGTCGCCGCGACGATGCTGGACCACCTCCGCGCCGAGAACGCCGACGCCGCCCCGATGGGCTCCTTCGGCGCGGTCGTCGGGGCCACGCTCGCCGGCGGGCTCGCCGCGGCCGGCGTCGATCCGGCCATCGGCGGCCCGCTGCTCGCCCCCGGCATCGGCGCCCAGGGCGCCACCGCGGCGGACCTGCCGAAGGTCTTCGGCGCGGCGGTCCGGGACGTCGTCCCCAACGTGAGCCGGGGCGTGCTCCGGCACGGACCCGACGTCGCGGCCCTGCGGGAGAGCGCGGAGCGGTTCGCGGACGAGGTGCGGGAGGCGGTCGGCGCGGGCTGA
- the mihF gene encoding integration host factor, actinobacterial type, translating into MALPPLTPEQRAAALEKAAAARRARAEVKNRLKHSGASLHDVIKQGQEDDVIGKMKVSALLESLPGVGKVRAKQIMERLGISESRRVRGLGTNQIAALEREFGSTAA; encoded by the coding sequence GTGGCTCTTCCGCCCCTTACCCCTGAACAGCGCGCAGCCGCGCTCGAAAAGGCCGCCGCGGCTCGCCGGGCCCGCGCCGAGGTCAAGAATCGGCTCAAGCACTCCGGCGCCTCGCTGCACGACGTGATCAAGCAGGGCCAGGAGGACGACGTCATCGGCAAGATGAAGGTCAGCGCCCTCCTGGAGAGCCTGCCCGGCGTGGGCAAGGTCCGCGCCAAGCAGATCATGGAGCGGCTCGGGATCTCCGAGAGCCGCCGTGTCCGCGGGCTCGGTACGAACCAGATCGCGGCTCTTGAGCGGGAGTTCGGCAGCACCGCGGCCTGA
- the gmk gene encoding guanylate kinase: protein MSTAVSRGTTPVPPARRPRLTVLSGPSGVGKSTVVAHMRKAHPEVWLSVSCTTRKPRPGEREGVQYFFVDDTEFDKLVANGELLEWAEFAGNRYGTPRQAVLDRLEAGEPVLLEIDLQGARQVRASMEDAQLVFLAPPSWDELVRRLTGRGTESPEVIERRLAAARTELAAESEFDTTLVNTSVEDVARELLALLR, encoded by the coding sequence ATGAGTACTGCAGTCTCCCGGGGGACGACCCCCGTCCCCCCGGCCAGACGTCCGCGGCTGACCGTGCTCTCCGGCCCCTCCGGGGTCGGCAAGAGCACGGTCGTCGCCCACATGCGCAAGGCCCACCCCGAGGTGTGGCTCTCGGTGTCCTGCACCACCCGCAAGCCGCGCCCCGGCGAGCGGGAGGGTGTCCAGTACTTCTTCGTCGACGACACGGAGTTCGACAAGCTCGTCGCCAACGGAGAGCTGCTGGAGTGGGCCGAGTTCGCCGGCAACCGGTACGGCACGCCGCGCCAGGCGGTCCTGGACCGCCTGGAGGCCGGCGAGCCGGTGCTGCTGGAGATCGACCTGCAGGGCGCCCGGCAGGTCCGCGCGTCCATGGAGGACGCCCAGCTGGTCTTCCTCGCGCCGCCGAGCTGGGACGAGCTGGTCCGCCGGCTCACCGGCCGGGGGACCGAGTCGCCCGAGGTCATCGAGCGGCGGCTGGCCGCGGCCCGTACCGAGCTGGCGGCGGAGTCGGAGTTCGACACCACCCTGGTCAACACCTCCGTCGAGGACGTCGCGCGGGAGCTGCTAGCCTTGCTCCGATGA
- the rpoZ gene encoding DNA-directed RNA polymerase subunit omega — protein sequence MSSSITAPEGIINPPIDELLEATDSKYSLVIYAAKRARQINAYYSQLGEGLLEYVGPLVDTHVHEKPLSIALREINAGLLTSEAIEAPAQ from the coding sequence GTGTCCTCTTCCATCACCGCGCCCGAGGGCATCATCAACCCGCCGATTGATGAGCTGCTCGAAGCGACCGACTCGAAGTACAGCCTCGTGATCTACGCCGCCAAGCGCGCGCGCCAGATCAACGCGTACTACTCGCAGCTCGGCGAGGGCCTGCTGGAGTACGTCGGTCCGCTGGTGGACACCCACGTCCACGAGAAGCCGCTCTCCATCGCGCTCCGCGAGATCAACGCGGGTCTGCTCACCTCCGAGGCCATCGAGGCCCCGGCGCAGTAA